From the genome of Epinephelus lanceolatus isolate andai-2023 chromosome 23, ASM4190304v1, whole genome shotgun sequence, one region includes:
- the usp15 gene encoding ubiquitin carboxyl-terminal hydrolase 15 isoform X2: protein MAEGGAADLDTQRGEVAALLKTQLRKGDTWYLVDSHWFKQWKKYVGFDSWDKYQMGDQNVYPGPVDNSGLLRDGDVLAIKEHLIDELDYILVPTEGWNKFVSWYGLTESQEPIARKVVEQGMFVKHCKVEVYLTELKLCEDSNMDNVITRRFSKADTIDMIEKEMRKLFSIPDEKETRLWNRYMSNTFEPLNKPDSTIQDAGLYQGQVLVIEQKNEDGSWPRGSTAPNVKNSSYSLPSYHPYSNSYDYSDQGRQSERSGLCGLSNLGNTCFMNSAVQCLSNIPPLTEYFLKDKYTDELNEDNPLGMKGEIARAYAELIKQLWSGKYSYVTPRPFKTQVGRFAPQFSGYQQQDSQELLAFLLDGLHEDLNRIRKKPYIQLKDANGRPDKVVAEEAWENHIKRNDSIIVDIFHGLFKSTLVCPVCSKVSVTFDPFCYLTLPLPMKKERTLEVYLVRLDPLAKPTQYKLTVPKVGYISDLCTSLSNLSGVPAEKMIVTDIYNHRFHRIFATNENLSSIMERDDIYVFELAVNRVEDTDHVVIPVHLREKYKQSGYNHTSTPLFGQPFLLAVPRTLSEDKLYNMLLLRLCRFVRSSVEEDEEDCEETHPSKQHTVNGNATNGLLEEGSPSEMETDEQDDESSQDQELPSENDNSQSEDSVGGDNELENGVVGPQNSTKGQQMAGHNRKRLFTFQFNNMGKTDFSLIKEDTRQIRFDEGHLRLSDRSYLSLDWEPEMKKKYFDEMVIEDFEKHESMEYKPQKKAFFKLKDCIELFTTKEKLGAEDPWYCPNCKQHQQATKKLDLWSLPPVLVVHLKRFSYSRYMRDKLDSLVDFPLRDLDMSEFLINPNAGPCRYDLIAVSNHYGGMGGGHYTAYAKNKDDGKWYNFDDSSVSPANEDQIVSKAGYVLFYQRQDTVKGTGYFALDREEEEEDEEEEEGEDEENDCDERQERKPASSAQGASSAAGAATATQSDEEDLNENRRRKNDNEQEEEDEEEEEDEEEEEEEEQAPNRDVAMKTN, encoded by the exons ATGGCGGAAGGAGGAGCGGCTGATCTGGATACCCAGAGAGGAGAGGTCGCGGCATTGCTGAAAACACAGCTAAGAAAGGGAGACACTTG GTACCTGGTGGACAGTCACTGGTTCAAACAGTGGAAGAAATATGTGGGGTTTGACAGCTGGGACAAATACCAGATGGGGGACCAGAATGTCTACCCAGGACCAGTTGATAACTCTGGTCTTCTCAGAG ATGGGGACGTGCTGGCCATCAAGGAGCACCTCATCGATGAGCTTGACTACATCCTGGTCCCCACAGAGGGCTGGAATAAGTTTGTCAGTTGGTATGGATTGACGGAGAGTCAGGAGCCAATTGCACGCAAG gtGGTGGAACAGGGTATGTTTGTGAAGCACTGCAAGGTGGAGGTGTACCTGACGGAGCTAAAGCTCTGTGAAGACAGCAACATGGACAATGTGATCACCAGGCGCTTCAGTAAAGCTGACACAATAG ACATGATAGAGAAGGAGATGAGGAAGCTGTTCAGCATCCCTGATGAGAAGGAGACCAGGCTGTGGAACAGGTACATGAGCAACACCTTTGAGCCTCTCAACAAACCCGACAGCACCATTCAAGACGCCGGCCTCTACCAAGGGCAG GTTCTTGTAATAGAGCAGAAGAATGAGGATGGCTCATGGCCCCGAGGCTCCACGGCACCCAA TGTGAAGAATTCGAGCTATAGTCTACCATCCTACCACCCCTACAGCAACAGCTATGACTACTCAGACCAGGGCAGGCAGAGCGAGCGCTCGGGCCTCTGTGGGCTCTCCAACCTGGGCAATACCTGCTTCATGAACTCTGCTGTGCAG TGTTTAAGCAATATCCCTCCACTGACGGAGTATTTCCTCAAAGACAAGTACACGGACGAGCTGAATGAGGACAACCCGCTGGGCATGAAGGGGGAGATTGCCAGAGCCTACGCCGAGCTTATCAAGCAGCTGTGGTCGGGCAAATACAGCTACGTCACCCCAAGGCCTTTCAAG ACCCAGGTGGGCCGCTTCGCCCCACAGTTTTCGGGCTACCAACAGCAGGACTCTCAGGAGCTGCTAGCCTTTCTTCTGGACGGCCTTCACGAAGACTTGAACCGCATCAGGAAGAAGCCGTACATTCAGCTAAAGGATGCAAACGGCAGGCCTGATAAG GTGGTGGCGGAGGAGGCGTGGGAAAACCACATCAAGAGAAATGACTCCATCATCGTGGACATCTTCCACGGCCTTTTCAAGTCCACCCTGGTGTGTCCTGTGTGCTCCAAGGTCTCCGTGACCTTCGATCCTTTCTGCTACTTGACCTTGCCCCTACCTATGAAGAAGGAGAGGACACTGGAGGTCTATCTGGTCAGACTGGATCCTCTAGCTAAACCCACACAG TACAAGCTGACGGTGCCAAAGGTTGGCTACATCTCTGACCTGTGTACCTCCCTCTCCAACCTGTCTGGAGTGCCTGCTGAGAAG ATGATTGTAACTGACATCTACAACCACCGTTTCCACCGGATCTTCGCCACCAACGAGAACCTCAGCAGCATCATGGAGAGAGATGATATCTATGT ATTCGAGTTGGCGGTGAACAGAGTGGAGGACACGGACCACGTAGTAATCCCGGTGCACCTGAGGGAGAAGTACAAACAGTCGGGCTACAACCACACCAGCACGCCGCTGTTCGGACAGCCCTTCCTCCTCGCCGTCCCCAGAACCCTCAGTGAAGACAAACTCTACAACATGCTGCTCCTGCGCCTCTG CCGGTTTGTGCGATCTTCGgtagaggaggatgaagaagatTGTGAAGAGACACACCCATCCAAACAACACACTGTCAATGGTAACGCCACTAATGGACTGCTGGAAGAGGGGTCGCCGa GTGAGATGGAGACTGACGAGCAGGACGATGAGTCCAGTCAAGATCAGGAGCTGCCCTCAGAGAATGACAACAGCCAGTCAGAGGACTCAGTGGGCGGGGACAACGAGCTGGAGAACGGCGTGGTCGGTCCACAGAACTCTACGAAAGGCCAGCAGATGGCTGGGCACAACAGAAAGAGACTTTTTACATTCCAGTTCAATAACATGGGAAAAACGGACTTCTCCCTCATCAAGGAGGACACCAGGCAGATCCGCTTCGACGAGGGACACCTCCGACTCAGTG ACCGCTCTTATCTCTCCTTGGACTGGGAACCAGAGATGAAGAAGAAGTACTTTGACGAGATGGTTATCGAG GACTTTGAAAAGCATGAGAGCATGGAGTACAAGCCTCAGAAGAAAGCTTTCTTCaagctgaaggactgcatcgaGCTTTTTACCACCAAGGAAAAGCTGGGAGCAGAGGACCCATG GTATTGTCCGAACTGCAAGCAGCACCAACAGGCCACGAAGAAGCTGGACCTGTGGTCTCTGCCGCCTGTGCTGGTGGTCCATCTGAAACGCTTCTCCTACAGCCGTTACATGAGGGATAAACTGGACTCGCTCGTTGATTTCCCACTCAg AGACCTGGACATGTCTGAGTTCCTGATCAACCCCAACGCGGGGCCCTGTCGCTATGACCTCATTGCTGTGTCCAACCACTACGGCGGGATGGGTGGAGGCCACT ACACGGCATACGCCAAGAACAAAGACGATGGGAAGTGGTACAACTTCGACGACAGCAGCGTGTCTCCTGCCAACGAAGATCAAATAGTG TCTAAAGCCGGCTACGTGCTGTTCTACCAGCGCCAGGACACCGTGAAAGGCACCGGCTACTTCGCTCTGGACcgcgaggaagaggaggaggacgaggaggaggaggaaggagaagacGAGGAGAACGACTGCGATGAGAGACAGGAAAGAAAGCCCGCCTCCTCCGCTCAGGGCGCCTCGTCTGCTGCCGGTGCCGCCACCGCTACTCAGAGTGACGAGGAGGACCTGAACGAGAACCGGCGCAGGAAGAACGACAACgagcaggaagaggaagacgaggaggaagaagaggacgaggaggaagaggaggaggaggagcaggcgCCCAATCGAGACGTCGCCATGAAAACCAACTGA
- the usp15 gene encoding ubiquitin carboxyl-terminal hydrolase 15 isoform X1, whose protein sequence is MAEGGAADLDTQRGEVAALLKTQLRKGDTWYLVDSHWFKQWKKYVGFDSWDKYQMGDQNVYPGPVDNSGLLRDGDVLAIKEHLIDELDYILVPTEGWNKFVSWYGLTESQEPIARKVVEQGMFVKHCKVEVYLTELKLCEDSNMDNVITRRFSKADTIDMIEKEMRKLFSIPDEKETRLWNRYMSNTFEPLNKPDSTIQDAGLYQGQVLVIEQKNEDGSWPRGSTAPKSSGASNLSALPKISPSSLTNNHNSSFNSRNVKNSSYSLPSYHPYSNSYDYSDQGRQSERSGLCGLSNLGNTCFMNSAVQCLSNIPPLTEYFLKDKYTDELNEDNPLGMKGEIARAYAELIKQLWSGKYSYVTPRPFKTQVGRFAPQFSGYQQQDSQELLAFLLDGLHEDLNRIRKKPYIQLKDANGRPDKVVAEEAWENHIKRNDSIIVDIFHGLFKSTLVCPVCSKVSVTFDPFCYLTLPLPMKKERTLEVYLVRLDPLAKPTQYKLTVPKVGYISDLCTSLSNLSGVPAEKMIVTDIYNHRFHRIFATNENLSSIMERDDIYVFELAVNRVEDTDHVVIPVHLREKYKQSGYNHTSTPLFGQPFLLAVPRTLSEDKLYNMLLLRLCRFVRSSVEEDEEDCEETHPSKQHTVNGNATNGLLEEGSPSEMETDEQDDESSQDQELPSENDNSQSEDSVGGDNELENGVVGPQNSTKGQQMAGHNRKRLFTFQFNNMGKTDFSLIKEDTRQIRFDEGHLRLSDRSYLSLDWEPEMKKKYFDEMVIEDFEKHESMEYKPQKKAFFKLKDCIELFTTKEKLGAEDPWYCPNCKQHQQATKKLDLWSLPPVLVVHLKRFSYSRYMRDKLDSLVDFPLRDLDMSEFLINPNAGPCRYDLIAVSNHYGGMGGGHYTAYAKNKDDGKWYNFDDSSVSPANEDQIVSKAGYVLFYQRQDTVKGTGYFALDREEEEEDEEEEEGEDEENDCDERQERKPASSAQGASSAAGAATATQSDEEDLNENRRRKNDNEQEEEDEEEEEDEEEEEEEEQAPNRDVAMKTN, encoded by the exons ATGGCGGAAGGAGGAGCGGCTGATCTGGATACCCAGAGAGGAGAGGTCGCGGCATTGCTGAAAACACAGCTAAGAAAGGGAGACACTTG GTACCTGGTGGACAGTCACTGGTTCAAACAGTGGAAGAAATATGTGGGGTTTGACAGCTGGGACAAATACCAGATGGGGGACCAGAATGTCTACCCAGGACCAGTTGATAACTCTGGTCTTCTCAGAG ATGGGGACGTGCTGGCCATCAAGGAGCACCTCATCGATGAGCTTGACTACATCCTGGTCCCCACAGAGGGCTGGAATAAGTTTGTCAGTTGGTATGGATTGACGGAGAGTCAGGAGCCAATTGCACGCAAG gtGGTGGAACAGGGTATGTTTGTGAAGCACTGCAAGGTGGAGGTGTACCTGACGGAGCTAAAGCTCTGTGAAGACAGCAACATGGACAATGTGATCACCAGGCGCTTCAGTAAAGCTGACACAATAG ACATGATAGAGAAGGAGATGAGGAAGCTGTTCAGCATCCCTGATGAGAAGGAGACCAGGCTGTGGAACAGGTACATGAGCAACACCTTTGAGCCTCTCAACAAACCCGACAGCACCATTCAAGACGCCGGCCTCTACCAAGGGCAG GTTCTTGTAATAGAGCAGAAGAATGAGGATGGCTCATGGCCCCGAGGCTCCACGGCACCCAA GTCATCTGGTGCTTCCAATCTCTCTGCTTTGCCAAAGATCTCGCCTTCATCTCTCACAAACAATCATAACAGCAGCTTCAACAGCAGGAA TGTGAAGAATTCGAGCTATAGTCTACCATCCTACCACCCCTACAGCAACAGCTATGACTACTCAGACCAGGGCAGGCAGAGCGAGCGCTCGGGCCTCTGTGGGCTCTCCAACCTGGGCAATACCTGCTTCATGAACTCTGCTGTGCAG TGTTTAAGCAATATCCCTCCACTGACGGAGTATTTCCTCAAAGACAAGTACACGGACGAGCTGAATGAGGACAACCCGCTGGGCATGAAGGGGGAGATTGCCAGAGCCTACGCCGAGCTTATCAAGCAGCTGTGGTCGGGCAAATACAGCTACGTCACCCCAAGGCCTTTCAAG ACCCAGGTGGGCCGCTTCGCCCCACAGTTTTCGGGCTACCAACAGCAGGACTCTCAGGAGCTGCTAGCCTTTCTTCTGGACGGCCTTCACGAAGACTTGAACCGCATCAGGAAGAAGCCGTACATTCAGCTAAAGGATGCAAACGGCAGGCCTGATAAG GTGGTGGCGGAGGAGGCGTGGGAAAACCACATCAAGAGAAATGACTCCATCATCGTGGACATCTTCCACGGCCTTTTCAAGTCCACCCTGGTGTGTCCTGTGTGCTCCAAGGTCTCCGTGACCTTCGATCCTTTCTGCTACTTGACCTTGCCCCTACCTATGAAGAAGGAGAGGACACTGGAGGTCTATCTGGTCAGACTGGATCCTCTAGCTAAACCCACACAG TACAAGCTGACGGTGCCAAAGGTTGGCTACATCTCTGACCTGTGTACCTCCCTCTCCAACCTGTCTGGAGTGCCTGCTGAGAAG ATGATTGTAACTGACATCTACAACCACCGTTTCCACCGGATCTTCGCCACCAACGAGAACCTCAGCAGCATCATGGAGAGAGATGATATCTATGT ATTCGAGTTGGCGGTGAACAGAGTGGAGGACACGGACCACGTAGTAATCCCGGTGCACCTGAGGGAGAAGTACAAACAGTCGGGCTACAACCACACCAGCACGCCGCTGTTCGGACAGCCCTTCCTCCTCGCCGTCCCCAGAACCCTCAGTGAAGACAAACTCTACAACATGCTGCTCCTGCGCCTCTG CCGGTTTGTGCGATCTTCGgtagaggaggatgaagaagatTGTGAAGAGACACACCCATCCAAACAACACACTGTCAATGGTAACGCCACTAATGGACTGCTGGAAGAGGGGTCGCCGa GTGAGATGGAGACTGACGAGCAGGACGATGAGTCCAGTCAAGATCAGGAGCTGCCCTCAGAGAATGACAACAGCCAGTCAGAGGACTCAGTGGGCGGGGACAACGAGCTGGAGAACGGCGTGGTCGGTCCACAGAACTCTACGAAAGGCCAGCAGATGGCTGGGCACAACAGAAAGAGACTTTTTACATTCCAGTTCAATAACATGGGAAAAACGGACTTCTCCCTCATCAAGGAGGACACCAGGCAGATCCGCTTCGACGAGGGACACCTCCGACTCAGTG ACCGCTCTTATCTCTCCTTGGACTGGGAACCAGAGATGAAGAAGAAGTACTTTGACGAGATGGTTATCGAG GACTTTGAAAAGCATGAGAGCATGGAGTACAAGCCTCAGAAGAAAGCTTTCTTCaagctgaaggactgcatcgaGCTTTTTACCACCAAGGAAAAGCTGGGAGCAGAGGACCCATG GTATTGTCCGAACTGCAAGCAGCACCAACAGGCCACGAAGAAGCTGGACCTGTGGTCTCTGCCGCCTGTGCTGGTGGTCCATCTGAAACGCTTCTCCTACAGCCGTTACATGAGGGATAAACTGGACTCGCTCGTTGATTTCCCACTCAg AGACCTGGACATGTCTGAGTTCCTGATCAACCCCAACGCGGGGCCCTGTCGCTATGACCTCATTGCTGTGTCCAACCACTACGGCGGGATGGGTGGAGGCCACT ACACGGCATACGCCAAGAACAAAGACGATGGGAAGTGGTACAACTTCGACGACAGCAGCGTGTCTCCTGCCAACGAAGATCAAATAGTG TCTAAAGCCGGCTACGTGCTGTTCTACCAGCGCCAGGACACCGTGAAAGGCACCGGCTACTTCGCTCTGGACcgcgaggaagaggaggaggacgaggaggaggaggaaggagaagacGAGGAGAACGACTGCGATGAGAGACAGGAAAGAAAGCCCGCCTCCTCCGCTCAGGGCGCCTCGTCTGCTGCCGGTGCCGCCACCGCTACTCAGAGTGACGAGGAGGACCTGAACGAGAACCGGCGCAGGAAGAACGACAACgagcaggaagaggaagacgaggaggaagaagaggacgaggaggaagaggaggaggaggagcaggcgCCCAATCGAGACGTCGCCATGAAAACCAACTGA
- the usp15 gene encoding ubiquitin carboxyl-terminal hydrolase 15 isoform X3, with the protein MERSARHNMQEVVEQGMFVKHCKVEVYLTELKLCEDSNMDNVITRRFSKADTIDMIEKEMRKLFSIPDEKETRLWNRYMSNTFEPLNKPDSTIQDAGLYQGQVLVIEQKNEDGSWPRGSTAPKSSGASNLSALPKISPSSLTNNHNSSFNSRNVKNSSYSLPSYHPYSNSYDYSDQGRQSERSGLCGLSNLGNTCFMNSAVQCLSNIPPLTEYFLKDKYTDELNEDNPLGMKGEIARAYAELIKQLWSGKYSYVTPRPFKTQVGRFAPQFSGYQQQDSQELLAFLLDGLHEDLNRIRKKPYIQLKDANGRPDKVVAEEAWENHIKRNDSIIVDIFHGLFKSTLVCPVCSKVSVTFDPFCYLTLPLPMKKERTLEVYLVRLDPLAKPTQYKLTVPKVGYISDLCTSLSNLSGVPAEKMIVTDIYNHRFHRIFATNENLSSIMERDDIYVFELAVNRVEDTDHVVIPVHLREKYKQSGYNHTSTPLFGQPFLLAVPRTLSEDKLYNMLLLRLCRFVRSSVEEDEEDCEETHPSKQHTVNGNATNGLLEEGSPSEMETDEQDDESSQDQELPSENDNSQSEDSVGGDNELENGVVGPQNSTKGQQMAGHNRKRLFTFQFNNMGKTDFSLIKEDTRQIRFDEGHLRLSDRSYLSLDWEPEMKKKYFDEMVIEDFEKHESMEYKPQKKAFFKLKDCIELFTTKEKLGAEDPWYCPNCKQHQQATKKLDLWSLPPVLVVHLKRFSYSRYMRDKLDSLVDFPLRDLDMSEFLINPNAGPCRYDLIAVSNHYGGMGGGHYTAYAKNKDDGKWYNFDDSSVSPANEDQIVSKAGYVLFYQRQDTVKGTGYFALDREEEEEDEEEEEGEDEENDCDERQERKPASSAQGASSAAGAATATQSDEEDLNENRRRKNDNEQEEEDEEEEEDEEEEEEEEQAPNRDVAMKTN; encoded by the exons ATGGAGCGATCTGCGAGACACAACATGCAGGAG gtGGTGGAACAGGGTATGTTTGTGAAGCACTGCAAGGTGGAGGTGTACCTGACGGAGCTAAAGCTCTGTGAAGACAGCAACATGGACAATGTGATCACCAGGCGCTTCAGTAAAGCTGACACAATAG ACATGATAGAGAAGGAGATGAGGAAGCTGTTCAGCATCCCTGATGAGAAGGAGACCAGGCTGTGGAACAGGTACATGAGCAACACCTTTGAGCCTCTCAACAAACCCGACAGCACCATTCAAGACGCCGGCCTCTACCAAGGGCAG GTTCTTGTAATAGAGCAGAAGAATGAGGATGGCTCATGGCCCCGAGGCTCCACGGCACCCAA GTCATCTGGTGCTTCCAATCTCTCTGCTTTGCCAAAGATCTCGCCTTCATCTCTCACAAACAATCATAACAGCAGCTTCAACAGCAGGAA TGTGAAGAATTCGAGCTATAGTCTACCATCCTACCACCCCTACAGCAACAGCTATGACTACTCAGACCAGGGCAGGCAGAGCGAGCGCTCGGGCCTCTGTGGGCTCTCCAACCTGGGCAATACCTGCTTCATGAACTCTGCTGTGCAG TGTTTAAGCAATATCCCTCCACTGACGGAGTATTTCCTCAAAGACAAGTACACGGACGAGCTGAATGAGGACAACCCGCTGGGCATGAAGGGGGAGATTGCCAGAGCCTACGCCGAGCTTATCAAGCAGCTGTGGTCGGGCAAATACAGCTACGTCACCCCAAGGCCTTTCAAG ACCCAGGTGGGCCGCTTCGCCCCACAGTTTTCGGGCTACCAACAGCAGGACTCTCAGGAGCTGCTAGCCTTTCTTCTGGACGGCCTTCACGAAGACTTGAACCGCATCAGGAAGAAGCCGTACATTCAGCTAAAGGATGCAAACGGCAGGCCTGATAAG GTGGTGGCGGAGGAGGCGTGGGAAAACCACATCAAGAGAAATGACTCCATCATCGTGGACATCTTCCACGGCCTTTTCAAGTCCACCCTGGTGTGTCCTGTGTGCTCCAAGGTCTCCGTGACCTTCGATCCTTTCTGCTACTTGACCTTGCCCCTACCTATGAAGAAGGAGAGGACACTGGAGGTCTATCTGGTCAGACTGGATCCTCTAGCTAAACCCACACAG TACAAGCTGACGGTGCCAAAGGTTGGCTACATCTCTGACCTGTGTACCTCCCTCTCCAACCTGTCTGGAGTGCCTGCTGAGAAG ATGATTGTAACTGACATCTACAACCACCGTTTCCACCGGATCTTCGCCACCAACGAGAACCTCAGCAGCATCATGGAGAGAGATGATATCTATGT ATTCGAGTTGGCGGTGAACAGAGTGGAGGACACGGACCACGTAGTAATCCCGGTGCACCTGAGGGAGAAGTACAAACAGTCGGGCTACAACCACACCAGCACGCCGCTGTTCGGACAGCCCTTCCTCCTCGCCGTCCCCAGAACCCTCAGTGAAGACAAACTCTACAACATGCTGCTCCTGCGCCTCTG CCGGTTTGTGCGATCTTCGgtagaggaggatgaagaagatTGTGAAGAGACACACCCATCCAAACAACACACTGTCAATGGTAACGCCACTAATGGACTGCTGGAAGAGGGGTCGCCGa GTGAGATGGAGACTGACGAGCAGGACGATGAGTCCAGTCAAGATCAGGAGCTGCCCTCAGAGAATGACAACAGCCAGTCAGAGGACTCAGTGGGCGGGGACAACGAGCTGGAGAACGGCGTGGTCGGTCCACAGAACTCTACGAAAGGCCAGCAGATGGCTGGGCACAACAGAAAGAGACTTTTTACATTCCAGTTCAATAACATGGGAAAAACGGACTTCTCCCTCATCAAGGAGGACACCAGGCAGATCCGCTTCGACGAGGGACACCTCCGACTCAGTG ACCGCTCTTATCTCTCCTTGGACTGGGAACCAGAGATGAAGAAGAAGTACTTTGACGAGATGGTTATCGAG GACTTTGAAAAGCATGAGAGCATGGAGTACAAGCCTCAGAAGAAAGCTTTCTTCaagctgaaggactgcatcgaGCTTTTTACCACCAAGGAAAAGCTGGGAGCAGAGGACCCATG GTATTGTCCGAACTGCAAGCAGCACCAACAGGCCACGAAGAAGCTGGACCTGTGGTCTCTGCCGCCTGTGCTGGTGGTCCATCTGAAACGCTTCTCCTACAGCCGTTACATGAGGGATAAACTGGACTCGCTCGTTGATTTCCCACTCAg AGACCTGGACATGTCTGAGTTCCTGATCAACCCCAACGCGGGGCCCTGTCGCTATGACCTCATTGCTGTGTCCAACCACTACGGCGGGATGGGTGGAGGCCACT ACACGGCATACGCCAAGAACAAAGACGATGGGAAGTGGTACAACTTCGACGACAGCAGCGTGTCTCCTGCCAACGAAGATCAAATAGTG TCTAAAGCCGGCTACGTGCTGTTCTACCAGCGCCAGGACACCGTGAAAGGCACCGGCTACTTCGCTCTGGACcgcgaggaagaggaggaggacgaggaggaggaggaaggagaagacGAGGAGAACGACTGCGATGAGAGACAGGAAAGAAAGCCCGCCTCCTCCGCTCAGGGCGCCTCGTCTGCTGCCGGTGCCGCCACCGCTACTCAGAGTGACGAGGAGGACCTGAACGAGAACCGGCGCAGGAAGAACGACAACgagcaggaagaggaagacgaggaggaagaagaggacgaggaggaagaggaggaggaggagcaggcgCCCAATCGAGACGTCGCCATGAAAACCAACTGA